The genome window TATGGTGGAAGGGCCCACACTGGCTATACTCAACCGAAGCTGAATGGGTAAAAACACCTAGCACTCCTCATTCTAGTTTCATTTCAGATGAACaagtccaggctgaagtaaaaGGTTTCGCTTTCACGACAATGAGAACATACAACACTGAAACCTCACTATTGGGCCAACTGATCGACCGTGTCTCCTCGTGGCCAAAGCTACTTCGTATTCTCGCCTATGTTCTCAAGTTCATCCGACGCAATCGCAGAAAATCCAACACCGCTACGCTGACATTTGAGGAGATCCATGACGCACGGATCCTGTACCTGCGCCATGCCCAAGACGAATTCCAAGCTGACTACAAGCGACTCCTCAACCAGCAAGATTTAggaaacaaatcaaaattgCGCACCCTCTCACCGCAAATCGACAAACATGGACTCCTGCGAGTGGGTGGCCGTTTAGGTAACTCAGAACTGCCAGCGGATGTGCAGCATCCAATAATTATGCCCAAATCTCATCGCATAACGAAGCTCATTCTGGAACATGAGCACCGGATTCACTTACATCCTGGAGTATCGGCGTTATTCGTGATCGCACGCCAACGCTACTGGGTGTTTGGCGCACGCAACCTCATTCGAAAGATCACGCATGACTGTCTAAAATGCTTTACACAACGGCAACACACATCTCACCAATTCATGTCAGATCTGCCGCCTGTCCGGGTTCGGCAGGCATTTCCGTTTGCAAACACTGGCTGCGACTACGCCGGGCCAATCACCCTCAAGGTCCACAAGGGACGAAATCCACGCAAGGAAAAGGGTTACATCTGCCTATTTGTATGCCTAGCCACTTCTGCCTTGCATTTAGAATTGGCTACAGATCTTACAACCGACACATTCTCGGCGGCACTCAGTCGATTCATCTCATCTCATCTTCATAGCGACAACGGGAGAAACTTCGTCGGGGCAAAAAGGGTATTATACGAAATGCAAACTCTTCTGAAGTCAGACGAACACAACAACACTGTACTGAAGGCCCTGGCAGACGAAGGAATCAACTGGAATTTCATTCCCCCCCATGCACCACACTGGGGTGGCAAATGGGAATCAGCTGTGCGCTCTGTCAAACTGCATCTTCATAGAGTCATTGGCAAGAATGTCCTCACCTTTGAGAAAATGCACACACTTCTCGCCCAAATAGAAGCTGTGGTCAACTCACGTCCACTATTCTCAACTTCGGACACTGAGGTCAACTATCTGTCGCCAGCACACTTCCTCATTGGTCGTCCCTACACGACAGTACCAGAAGGCGATCTATCAAATGTACCAATCAACCGTTTGGATTATTGGCAACAGACTCAAGCTATGCTGCAAGGCTTCTGGAAACAATGGCACATGGAATATCTTACATCACTCCAGCATCGGCCAAAGTGGATGAACAAATCGGTCAACATGGCCAAAGATGACATCGTGCTCCTTAAGGATTCTCACACCCCGCCAGCAGCATGGCCTCTCGGAAGAGTCATCGAAACGTATCCAGGAAAGGATGGAATGGTCCGCGCTGTACGACTTAGGACTCCAACTGGAGAAACCACCCGTCCAATTGTCAAGCTCGCCCTATTACCAAATTCTGAAACAGTGTTTCAGGGGGGGCCGGGATGTTGATGAACGGTCActgtaaaactaaaaaactgcattaattaacaattcgatttggaaactgggcacacaagaagtttatgtagagaagaagaaggaactAGAAGCGTCGATTGCAAGTTCGGCGTGTGAGTTTTTACTTTGCTTTGTTAGACAGATGGCGAAATCAAGCGATTGAGCCagttcaataaataaagttaatcatcaataataataatataaaatatggatTAAACTTTTAGTTAATTCGCATGCGACGCTTCAACTCCTTGTAcaccattaaatagtttgcaaACGACCTCTATAGCACATTTTGGAAGTTTCATCAGCATCTTTGGCGTCAGTAAATCACTACCGGAAGcctttttttgcttttagccCTCTTAtgattttttcgatttcgttcggCCGTAATGAAGGTACAGTTGACTGAGTTGTAACCTCTGGCTGAATGACTGGCACAAGGAATGAATTTGATGCAGCGTTTGGCTGGAAGACACTTTCGAAatgtgtagcgaatgtttcaACTCAGTCTTCGTCGCCGGTCTTCGCTCTTATCGGGGAAGTCGTTTCGATTCGGGCGCTGAGATTTGGGTGGGCCCTCCACAGAGGATACTTTGTGcttgttggtgaaagattATGGATGTACCTCAGCTGTGCATTTTTCTCCTGTTGGTAAAGAGCCAGGTCGAGTGATCGTGTTTCTTCTTTAAGGCGTTGAtttgaagctggtgatctgctgttttgccaatcacgacgcgtgcgcctcttttctcgcacgagctgttcgatttgctgATTTGATTTGTAGTATTTGTTACGGTCTACTTTCTCCCTTGAGGAGTAGTAATTTTAGCTGCCGCAACGAGTACTTCTTCCAGGGCGCTCGTAGTGTAGTCGATGTCCGATTCCATGTTAAACTCCAGGgcgagttctatgtgggcactcacgtACTTTTTGTCCGGCTGAGGGAGTTTTCCGTTGTTTCTTGGCTTTGAAGAAGCGTTAAAagcacaggcgagtggtcCGATGATAAGTCCGAGActgctttggcacttattagattgcaaggtattttttttatcaccgcaaaatcaataaggtctgGGGTTGGTTGGCTAGTATGTGGGACTTCCAGGGGAAAAAGTTTTTTTcttacatttataattgcattgtgCAATTACCTTCCTCTGGGAGTCACTAAGTGTGATCCTCATTGCGTGTGTTTAGCGTTGTAGTCTGCTGCGGCTATAAAACGATCCCAaagtgaattgtagaagtccataaattgtccttccgagattgagaaacgaggagggcagtaaacggctgcgattgaaaggcttccgtttcttgactgaatttgtaGCGATGTGGCCTGCAAGAAGTTTGATTCAAACCTTTTGtaaaaatggtgttttaaacgttctctgattagaaccccagttccgccgtgggctttcccatctggatgatctgtGCGGTAGATTGCATAGCCTTTTATTGGGAAGTTAtatttgcttgtaagatgcgtttccaccagtagcataacgtcaatatggttatcgatcaagaatcgtgacagttctagtttatgccgtgGGACACCATGGGCATTCCACATTGATGCtcgtagagtctgcatagattatttagactgTTGTGCAACGAGCAGCTGTATTACCGTATTCTGGTTTTAAACAAGTGCTTgcatggtcgttttcatgaatgacataagctccatcatactttgttggagggtaagcaacatggtttccgttttgctatGTGGCTGTTCTGGAGCCTGTTGAGCGCTGTGTGAGTTAGGCTGATTTTTATTTACCATTCCAGATCGTAGAGCATCGGCATAGGAGCAGTCGTTGGTGATATTTAGGGGACCAAATGAGGACCTCGCGGATTTGGCGTAGAAGACGTCAGGCGTAGTGGTTGCGCGTTGCGGTCGCTTGACGCATGCGACTCTTCAAATTCTTGTACACCATACATCCTCTATAGTTTGCCGTATGGTTGCCTCCGCAGTTTGCACATTTCTTCGCGGTACTGCCCTTGTTTGTAGTGCAGTAAGTGGAGTTGTGGGTGTCCCCGCAGACTACACAGACAGCTCGAAGTGTGCAGTATGACCTAGTGTGTCCATACTCTTGGCAGTTAGTGCATTGCACTGGACCGTTGCGTTTATGTGGCTCCTCAACAGTGATTCTCCGATGAAAAAGATATTGCAgctatatataaaagaaccaaatTCGAAATTCTTAGCGGTCATTgaccattagtttggcttcataTAAAAGAACTAAATATGAAACTAAaaagatggagaataaaattaaacgagtttaattttaaagaaaagaaatccaTGTAGCTGATGCTCTGTCAAGATTAAGCTAGAAGAAAAGTTTTTAGGAGAATCACCGGATAGTGCGTAGTCATTACCCACAATAGCCACAGTACATAGTTCACAAGAAGACAAtcagaattatatagaaacaagctaacttcgggcggagccgaagttgataaaCCCTGGCAGTTAATTtggtgccatttccgatcgttcagttatatggtggCTATTGAATATTAgtgccgatccctatgaaatttggcaaaattttttttgcccaaaatggaatctgtaccaagtcccatctttctaacttaaaaagcaccaaagttatgccaattccgatcgttctatgatagtcggccgatccctatgaaattttttgtacataggatattttggtcaaatataacatgtgtggaaagtcccaaacctataactttaaaaacatcaaagttatggcatttccgatcaatcagttatatggcagctatatgatatagtcgaccCATCCAGGCCGTTCcgacaaacaaaagaaggtTGTGTGCAAAGTTACAACTCTataactgagagactagtttgcgtagaaaccgacagacagacggcacataattatataaaaatcgGCAcgcatttttatatataaatccGCTCTctgttttttatatattttcataaatatatttgtaaGACCCCTGCGGTCTTACGAACCTTAAAAATATGCTAGGTGTCATGTCTCTATACAATCTCATttatggtaatgtagacagccagcatttactaacacgcataaattttaacgttcctagtaatTCCTAGGGGGGGGCAGAAGAACAAGCACGGTTGCGTGCACTGAAGAAGtagaaagaggaatcaccgtggaatgCCTAACCTAACGGCCGTGGGCGTCGCGGTCGTCTCGGCCGTCGCGGCCGCACTCGaatgcagagagctcggtcggCGGGGAACGTAGCGGCCCACGACAGCGCGTCTGTCTtcagaaaatgcagaaaagaagaaatgcatttggaatggcTAAAGGGGGCGAGGCGAGGCGTCGAAGACATTCTGCGATAAGATTTCCAGAGGTTTTTATTTGGTTTGATTCACTGTGTGTCACACAATGCAGTAAACCTCTGAAGTGGTCAATGCTGAAAGTTGACATGACTGATCGagttctatgacttctttTCCATACGT of Drosophila ananassae strain 14024-0371.13 unplaced genomic scaffold, ASM1763931v2 tig00000157, whole genome shotgun sequence contains these proteins:
- the LOC123258316 gene encoding uncharacterized protein LOC123258316: MRTYNTETSLLGQLIDRVSSWPKLLRILAYVLKFIRRNRRKSNTATLTFEEIHDARILYLRHAQDEFQADYKRLLNQQDLGNKSKLRTLSPQIDKHGLLRVGGRLGNSELPADVQHPIIMPKSHRITKLILEHEHRIHLHPGVSALFVIARQRYWVFGARNLIRKITHDCLKCFTQRQHTSHQFMSDLPPVRVRQAFPFANTGCDYAGPITLKVHKGRNPRKEKGYICLFVCLATSALHLELATDLTTDTFSAALSRFISSHLHSDNGRNFVGAKRVLYEMQTLLKSDEHNNTVLKALADEGINWNFIPPHAPHWGGKWESAVRSVKLHLHRVIGKNVLTFEKMHTLLAQIEAVVNSRPLFSTSDTEVNYLSPAHFLIGRPYTTVPEGDLSNVPINRLDYWQQTQAMLQGFWKQWHMEYLTSLQHRPKWMNKSVNMAKDDIVLLKDSHTPPAAWPLGRVIETYPGKDGMVRAVRLRTPTGETTRPIVKLALLPNSETVFQGGPGC